From Candidatus Binatia bacterium, the proteins below share one genomic window:
- a CDS encoding glycosyltransferase family 2 protein: MSAGKPEISAIVVCFNEEDNIGRCLASLQWCDEIVVVDSFSTDRTVEICRRYTDRIIQRAWAGYRDQKAFAHSQATKEWVFLVDSDEEVSAGLRDEIGSVLAGGVYGLAALSVPRLVRYLGRWWRRGGWYPDYDIRIFRRELARWGGTDPHEKIIVDGKVRRLRNPLYHYSYRDAADHWKRINHFTSVSAAEQKGEGRPWRWADNLLRPPFRFFRAYVLKSGWLEGFPGYFVAATAAMYVFLKYAKLRELELKQQDAEDGGQP; the protein is encoded by the coding sequence ATGAGCGCGGGAAAACCTGAGATCTCCGCCATCGTCGTCTGCTTCAACGAGGAGGACAACATCGGACGCTGCCTCGCGAGTCTTCAGTGGTGCGACGAAATCGTCGTGGTCGATTCGTTCAGCACCGACCGGACCGTGGAGATCTGCCGGCGCTACACCGACCGAATCATCCAGCGCGCCTGGGCGGGATATCGGGACCAGAAGGCTTTCGCCCATTCGCAGGCAACCAAAGAATGGGTGTTCCTGGTCGATTCGGACGAAGAGGTTTCGGCGGGCCTCAGGGACGAGATCGGAAGTGTCCTGGCCGGCGGCGTCTACGGCTTGGCCGCGCTCTCCGTGCCCCGTCTGGTCCGCTACCTCGGCCGCTGGTGGCGGCGCGGCGGCTGGTATCCCGACTACGACATCAGGATTTTCCGGCGCGAGCTGGCCCGCTGGGGCGGAACCGACCCGCACGAGAAAATTATCGTGGACGGCAAAGTCCGCCGCTTGCGCAATCCGCTGTACCATTATTCCTATCGCGACGCGGCGGACCACTGGAAGCGAATCAATCATTTTACCAGCGTATCGGCGGCCGAGCAGAAGGGCGAAGGCCGGCCGTGGCGCTGGGCGGACAACCTCCTGCGTCCGCCGTTTCGCTTCTTCCGCGCCTACGTGTTGAAGAGCGGCTGGCTCGAGGGGTTTCCCGGCTATTTCGTCGCCGCGACCGCGGCGATGTACGTGTTTCTCAAGTACGCGAAGTTGAGAGAGCTGGAGCTGAAACAGCAGGACGCCGAGGACGGTGGTCAACCGTAG
- a CDS encoding glycosyltransferase — protein sequence MSIPSSRAPLVSVIIPAYNAAGFVHQAVQSVLDQTYGNYEIIVVDDGSTDETREVLSRLHGRLTYLYQPNRGAAAARNNGIRAAKGDFVCFLDADDLWVSNKLQLQVDFLQQHPDMAFLSGRCRKFMDQGDPYIPFAAEALEGSVARIFSAPKAFAELVKFNFIPTSTVMIRKECFEKVGLFDLNLISVEDRDMWLRISASFGVVHLPWVLCAKRLHPTNISNDKTRMLYMRARVLEKNRALFPGLVSARFWNRQLAKLYANAGRLALINNRKQEARRAAIHSLKNELNAKAAMLWLATFMGRRAIRMFLRSRIQSRAIKGPPSGLHEVSGEAANP from the coding sequence ATGTCGATTCCTTCATCCAGAGCGCCTCTGGTCAGCGTCATCATACCTGCCTACAACGCGGCCGGGTTTGTCCACCAGGCGGTTCAAAGCGTATTGGATCAGACCTACGGCAATTACGAAATCATCGTCGTCGATGACGGCTCGACCGACGAAACGCGCGAGGTCTTGAGCAGGCTTCACGGGCGGCTCACCTATTTATACCAGCCAAACCGCGGCGCGGCCGCCGCGCGCAATAACGGCATCCGGGCGGCCAAAGGAGACTTCGTCTGTTTTCTGGACGCCGACGATCTCTGGGTCTCGAACAAGCTGCAACTCCAGGTCGATTTTTTGCAACAGCATCCCGACATGGCCTTCTTATCCGGCCGATGCCGGAAGTTTATGGATCAGGGCGACCCGTACATACCTTTCGCCGCGGAAGCGCTCGAAGGCAGCGTCGCGCGAATTTTCTCCGCTCCGAAGGCTTTTGCCGAGCTTGTGAAGTTCAACTTTATTCCGACCAGTACGGTCATGATTCGAAAAGAGTGCTTTGAAAAGGTCGGCCTCTTCGACCTGAATCTCATATCGGTCGAAGACCGGGATATGTGGCTCAGGATCTCGGCTTCTTTCGGCGTCGTCCATCTCCCTTGGGTTCTTTGCGCCAAACGTCTCCATCCTACCAATATCTCAAACGACAAAACGCGGATGCTGTATATGCGCGCCCGGGTTCTGGAAAAGAATCGCGCGTTGTTTCCCGGTTTGGTCTCAGCCAGATTTTGGAACCGGCAGTTGGCCAAATTGTACGCCAATGCGGGCCGCCTTGCGTTGATCAACAATCGAAAGCAGGAAGCCCGCCGGGCGGCGATTCATAGCTTGAAAAACGAGCTCAACGCAAAAGCCGCCATGCTATGGCTGGCCACCTTCATGGGACGGCGGGCGATCCGAATGTTCCTTCGAAGCCGCATCCAGTCGCGGGCGATCAAGGGCCCCCCCTCCGGTCTCCATGAGGTCTCGGGTGAAGCCGCCAATCCGTAG
- a CDS encoding sulfotransferase domain-containing protein — translation MIKAWRHNWTSQARRYLRADAIVVSIPKSGRTWLRVFLYAYFCRSVNREFTISNRKLAGTGVPKVMFTHDLWGYVTSRKLKFRLLGKELIPARACRTKPILLLVRDPRDVIVSFFFQITKRGGSYRGDLSGAIRHPGFGVNAMVDVMNAWMAEWSRRSDFKFVRYEDCQSDTEAAFREVLGFLGVGKIDEAVLRHSLEFSSFENMKRMESMRQFKNKILSAANLDDPESYKVRRGIVGGYRDYVAPDDIRYLDHAVSRLDERFGYGPGTRPIAFNTMSSSHLQTN, via the coding sequence ATGATCAAGGCGTGGAGACACAACTGGACCTCACAGGCCCGCCGATATCTCCGGGCGGATGCGATCGTGGTCTCGATCCCCAAAAGCGGAAGGACCTGGCTGCGGGTGTTCCTCTATGCGTACTTTTGCCGCTCGGTCAACCGGGAATTTACCATCAGCAACAGGAAGCTCGCGGGCACGGGTGTCCCGAAGGTGATGTTTACCCACGACCTGTGGGGTTATGTGACGAGCCGGAAGCTGAAGTTTCGGCTGTTGGGCAAGGAGTTGATCCCTGCGCGCGCGTGCCGGACCAAGCCGATTCTCCTGCTCGTCAGGGATCCACGAGACGTGATCGTGTCGTTCTTTTTTCAGATCACCAAGAGGGGCGGCTCCTACCGCGGCGATTTGTCGGGCGCCATCCGGCACCCGGGATTCGGCGTCAACGCGATGGTGGACGTGATGAATGCGTGGATGGCGGAATGGAGCCGGCGAAGCGATTTCAAATTTGTCCGTTACGAAGATTGCCAAAGCGACACCGAAGCGGCTTTCCGGGAGGTGCTCGGATTTCTCGGCGTCGGGAAAATCGATGAAGCGGTCCTTCGTCATAGCCTCGAATTCTCAAGCTTTGAAAACATGAAGCGGATGGAATCGATGCGTCAATTTAAAAACAAAATACTATCCGCGGCCAATCTGGACGATCCGGAATCCTACAAGGTGCGCCGGGGAATCGTCGGGGGCTACAGGGATTACGTCGCACCGGACGACATTCGCTATCTCGACCACGCCGTGAGCCGCCTGGACGAACGATTCGGCTACGGACCGGGTACCCGGCCCATAGCGTTCAACACCATGTCTTCGTCCCATTTGCAAACGAATTGA
- a CDS encoding bifunctional sulfate adenylyltransferase/adenylylsulfate kinase: protein MSENVEAQQKNVSLVAPYGGKLIDLVVKAEDRTELIRYAYTLPSIQMSSRSLCDIELLAGGAFSPLDRFMGKEDYLGVVENMRLKNGTLFPIPIALPVADGKDIRVGADITLRNANNELIAVMTIEEKFAWDFNHEVSNVYGTTDSRHPMVAEMTSWGPVYISGALKVLNLPKHYDFVDLRRTPAEVRRTLQSMGHANVVAFQTRNPIHRAHEELTKRAAAEVGGSLIIHPVVGMTKPGDIDHYTRVRAYRVLVEKYYERGTTLLSLLPLAMRMGGPREALWHAIIRRNHGANHFIVGRDHAGPGKDSKGKPFYGPYDAQNLLRKYQDEIGVKAVPFKELVYLPGESRYEEMDRVPRGAVISSISGTEVREDYLGNGKKLPEWFTRAEIAAILSQVSPPFHKRGFCIWFTGLSGAGKSTIAEILASLLLEHGREATVLDGDVVRTHLSRGLGFSKEDRDMNILRIGYVSSEIVRHNGVVICAAVSPYRATRTEVRSMVGEDQFIEVYVDTPLEVCEQRDIKGMYAKARRGEIKGFTGIDDPYEEPLDPELRLTTIKCTPEDNARLILNHLIEKGFLLGAADERNFSI, encoded by the coding sequence ATGAGTGAAAACGTCGAAGCTCAACAAAAAAACGTTTCATTAGTGGCTCCCTACGGCGGCAAGCTGATCGATCTGGTCGTGAAAGCAGAGGACCGGACCGAGCTGATTCGCTACGCCTATACGCTTCCATCCATTCAGATGTCCTCCCGGTCTCTGTGCGACATCGAGCTTTTGGCGGGCGGCGCGTTTTCGCCGCTCGATCGTTTCATGGGCAAGGAGGACTATCTCGGCGTGGTCGAGAACATGCGGCTCAAGAACGGGACGCTGTTTCCGATTCCGATCGCGCTTCCCGTCGCCGACGGAAAAGACATCCGCGTCGGCGCCGATATCACTCTCAGAAACGCCAACAACGAGCTCATCGCCGTGATGACCATCGAGGAAAAGTTCGCGTGGGATTTTAACCACGAAGTGTCGAACGTCTATGGCACCACCGATTCGCGCCATCCGATGGTCGCCGAGATGACTTCCTGGGGGCCGGTCTATATTTCCGGAGCGCTCAAGGTGTTGAACCTGCCCAAGCACTACGACTTCGTGGACCTTCGTCGAACTCCGGCGGAAGTGCGCCGGACGCTCCAGTCGATGGGCCACGCCAACGTGGTCGCGTTTCAAACGCGGAACCCGATCCACCGCGCGCACGAGGAGTTGACCAAGCGGGCCGCGGCGGAGGTCGGCGGCTCGTTGATTATCCATCCCGTGGTGGGCATGACCAAGCCAGGCGACATCGACCACTACACGCGCGTGCGTGCCTACCGGGTGCTGGTCGAGAAGTATTACGAGCGCGGCACCACGCTCCTCAGCCTGCTGCCTCTCGCGATGCGGATGGGCGGGCCGCGCGAAGCGCTATGGCACGCCATCATCCGGAGGAATCACGGCGCGAATCACTTCATCGTCGGGCGCGACCATGCGGGTCCCGGGAAGGATTCGAAGGGAAAACCGTTTTACGGACCGTACGACGCGCAAAATCTCTTGCGCAAGTATCAAGATGAAATCGGCGTCAAAGCGGTGCCGTTCAAGGAATTGGTTTATTTGCCCGGTGAAAGCCGCTACGAGGAAATGGACCGGGTGCCGCGGGGCGCGGTCATTTCTTCGATCTCCGGGACGGAAGTGCGCGAGGATTATCTCGGCAACGGCAAGAAGCTGCCGGAGTGGTTCACCCGTGCGGAAATCGCCGCGATCTTGTCGCAGGTCTCGCCGCCTTTCCACAAAAGAGGTTTCTGCATCTGGTTCACCGGGCTTTCCGGTGCCGGAAAATCGACCATCGCGGAGATTCTCGCCAGCCTTCTCCTGGAGCACGGGCGGGAGGCGACCGTGTTGGACGGCGACGTCGTGCGCACCCATCTCTCCCGCGGCCTGGGCTTCAGCAAGGAAGACCGCGACATGAACATCCTCAGGATCGGCTACGTGTCATCGGAAATCGTGCGCCACAACGGCGTCGTGATCTGCGCCGCCGTGAGTCCCTATCGCGCGACGCGCACCGAGGTGCGCAGCATGGTGGGCGAAGATCAATTCATCGAGGTCTATGTCGACACGCCGCTCGAAGTCTGCGAGCAACGCGACATCAAGGGAATGTACGCCAAGGCCCGCCGGGGCGAGATCAAGGGTTTTACCGGGATCGACGATCCGTACGAGGAGCCGCTCGATCCGGAGCTGCGCCTGACGACGATCAAGTGCACGCCCGAGGACAACGCGCGCTTGATTCTCAATCACCTCATTGAAAAAGGTTTTCTTTTGGGCGCCGCAGACGAGAGAAATTTTTCCATCTGA